A genome region from Chitinophagales bacterium includes the following:
- the rpmB gene encoding 50S ribosomal protein L28, with protein sequence MARVCELTGKRPVSGNYVSHSNRKTKRKFLPNLQKKRFFVPELDQWIELRVAASTLRTINKKGIFQYLKELDKKAAL encoded by the coding sequence ATGGCTCGTGTATGTGAATTAACAGGAAAACGTCCGGTAAGCGGAAATTATGTTTCGCACAGTAACCGCAAAACCAAACGTAAGTTTTTACCAAACTTACAAAAGAAACGTTTCTTCGTTCCTGAATTAGACCAATGGATTGAATTGCGTGTAGCAGCATCTACTTTACGCACTATCAACAAAAAAGGAATTTTCCAATATTTGAAAGAGTTAGATAAAAAAGCTGCTCTGTAA
- the rpmG gene encoding 50S ribosomal protein L33, with protein sequence MAKKSKDARIQIILECTEHKTSGMPGTSRYVTYKNRKNTTERLELRKFNAILKRHTIHKEIK encoded by the coding sequence ATGGCTAAGAAAAGTAAAGACGCACGCATTCAAATTATATTAGAATGCACCGAGCATAAAACAAGCGGTATGCCCGGAACATCTCGTTATGTTACCTATAAAAACCGCAAAAACACAACCGAAAGATTAGAATTGCGCAAGTTCAATGCAATTTTAAAAAGACATACTATTCACAAAGAAATTAAGTAA
- a CDS encoding DUF4295 family protein, giving the protein MAKVSKNSRTDRQVQAGSKDYVRVIKAVKSKGASYGFLEKIVHKDKVQEFLAQKD; this is encoded by the coding sequence ATGGCAAAGGTTTCGAAAAACTCAAGAACAGACCGTCAAGTACAAGCGGGCTCTAAAGATTACGTTAGAGTAATTAAAGCTGTAAAATCTAAAGGAGCATCTTATGGCTTCCTTGAAAAAATAGTGCACAAAGATAAAGTGCAAGAATTTTTAGCACAAAAAGACTAA
- the ftsY gene encoding signal recognition particle-docking protein FtsY, with protein sequence MGLFSFFTKEKKDDLEKGLEKTKEGFFSRIAKVFTGKSKIDDEVLDNLEEALIASDVGVATTSKLIKRIEARAARDKFSNESEMYALIQDEVATLLAESQNADAENFDTPAGKKPFVIMVVGVNGAGKTTTIGKLSHQFKQAGKKVLLGAADTFRAAAIDQLDVWANRAGVEIIKSQMGADPASVAFTTLESAVAGNADVVIIDTAGRLHNRVDLMNELTKIRRVMQKVIPDAPHEVLLVLDGSTGQNAIEQAKQFTAATQVTALAITKLDGTAKGGVVLGITDQFKIPVKYIGVGEAIDKLQVFNRKLFVESLFKRA encoded by the coding sequence ATGGGCTTATTCAGTTTTTTTACCAAAGAAAAGAAAGACGACCTCGAAAAAGGATTGGAAAAAACCAAAGAAGGTTTCTTTTCAAGAATCGCAAAAGTCTTTACCGGTAAAAGCAAAATAGACGATGAAGTTTTAGATAACTTAGAAGAAGCACTTATTGCTTCGGATGTGGGCGTTGCCACCACTTCAAAACTCATTAAACGTATAGAAGCACGTGCCGCGCGCGATAAGTTTTCAAACGAAAGCGAAATGTATGCACTCATTCAAGATGAAGTTGCTACACTCCTTGCCGAAAGCCAAAATGCCGATGCCGAAAATTTTGATACACCTGCCGGGAAAAAGCCATTTGTAATAATGGTGGTGGGCGTAAACGGAGCAGGTAAAACTACTACTATCGGCAAACTTTCGCACCAGTTTAAGCAGGCAGGCAAAAAGGTATTGTTGGGCGCTGCCGATACTTTTAGGGCTGCTGCCATAGATCAATTAGATGTGTGGGCAAACCGTGCAGGGGTAGAAATAATAAAATCGCAAATGGGAGCCGATCCGGCTTCGGTTGCTTTTACAACTTTAGAAAGTGCCGTGGCAGGCAATGCAGATGTGGTAATTATTGATACTGCGGGGCGCTTGCACAACAGAGTGGATTTAATGAATGAGCTTACCAAGATAAGGCGCGTAATGCAAAAGGTAATTCCCGATGCGCCACACGAAGTATTATTGGTACTAGATGGCTCCACCGGGCAAAATGCTATTGAGCAAGCCAAGCAATTTACGGCAGCAACACAAGTTACGGCTCTTGCTATTACTAAGTTAGATGGAACTGCCAAAGGCGGTGTGGTATTGGGTATTACCGATCAATTTAAAATTCCTGTTAAGTATATTGGCGTGGGCGAAGCCATAGATAAACTGCAAGTTTTTAACCGTAAACTGTTTGTGGAAAGTTTATTTAAACGCGCGTAA